In Osmerus mordax isolate fOsmMor3 chromosome 24, fOsmMor3.pri, whole genome shotgun sequence, the following are encoded in one genomic region:
- the LOC136932929 gene encoding uncharacterized protein, whose translation MNFLVINSPNSVSTSTKRKREAERSLNWTVEETQVLLCAWSDERVQKSLAENLRNRHVFKHLSVRMSDMGFSRSPHQCRLRVKTLKANYVRAKLLRSVDSSQTGGFRYYAEMDAVLGRKALAGVGGSSLDSVAGSGGRHLGFFGEREGIQVDSVQGGLDGGVGARPLRQLVAEVKVEEDREVSTDGFEFHNAGFTSTMAHTQRSVNLQESLLHSRAFSAPTEDDLSSEPPSEPPNLPPPPPLHHPASPLPPLPEPTPTHSAGPAPTDPRLPLSLEPALKHLSDCFRSLVSESRGLLERLEVQRREQGRWQQELLAEWLEREDRRQKEAADREERRERARMEHEIRVLQLLTGLARQRSQPRCRCGRADTGEEASTCRRLAAENGDGTDTGDL comes from the exons ATGAATTTCTTGGTGATTAACTCTCCAAACTCTGTTTCAACCTCCACAAAAA GGAAGCGGGAAGCCGAGCGCTCCTTGAACTGGACGGTGGAAGAGACGCAGGTTCTGCTGTGCGCGTGGAGCGACGAGCGCGTGCAGAAGAGCCTGGCGGAAAACCTGAGGAACCGTCACGTGTTCAAACACCTGTCGGTCCGCATGAGCGACATGGGCTTCTCCCGGAGCCCGCACCAGTGCCGGCTACGCGTCAAAACCCTCAAGGCCAACTACGTGAGAGCCAAGCTGCTGAGGAGCGTGGACAGCTCCCAGACCGGGGGGTTCCGGTACTATGCTGAGATGGACGCTGTTCTGGGGAGGAAGGCCCTGGCGGGGGTCGGTGGAAGCAGTTTGGACTCCGTCGCTGGATCAGGAGGGCGTCACCTGGGCTTTTTTGGCGAGAGGGAAGGGATCCAGGTCGACTCTGTGCAGGGGGGCTTGGACGGAGGCGTGGGCGCGCGGCCGTTGAGGCAGTTGGTCGCAGAGGTTaaagtggaggaggacagagaggtcaGCACGGATGGGTTTGAATTCCATAACGCCGGATTCACGTCTACTATGGCGCACACACAGCGTTCAGTCAACCTCCAGGAGTCTTTACTGCACTCTAGAGCTTTCA GTGCGCCAACAGAGGATGACCTGAGCTCCGAACCACCCTCCGAACCTCCCAACCTCccgcctcccccacccctccaccacccagcctctcccctccctcccctcccggaacccacccccacacacagcgcAGGCCCGGCCCCCACCgacccccgtctccccctctccctggagcCGGCCCTCAAGCACCTGTCCGACTGCTTCCGGAGCCTGGTGTCGGAGTCTCGGGGCCTGCTGGAGCGTCTGGAGGTCCAGAGGCGCGAGCAGGGCCGCTGGCAGCAGGAACTGCTGGCCGAatggctggagagggaggaccGCAGGCAGAAGGAGGCGGCAGACAGGGAGGAGCGCAGGGAGAGGGCCCGCATGGAGCACGAGATCAGGGTGCTCCAGCTGCTCACTGGCCTGGCTCGGCAGAGGTCGCAGCCCCGTTGCAGGTGCGGCCGGGCGGACACGGGGGAGGAGGCCTCGACCTGTAGGAGGCTCGCGGCCGAGAACGGGGATGGGACGGATACGGGTGACTTGTAG
- the rasgef1ba gene encoding ras-GEF domain-containing family member 1B-A, producing MPQTPPFTGMFGSNGYNKNLFQTKEEGCGGLYYHDNTLVSGSLDALINHLVPTLDYYPDRTYIFTFLLSSRLFIHPYELMSKVCHLCVEHQRLSDPQADKMRTRKIAPKILQLLTEWTDTFAYDFRDERMMRSLKELTHRLASGDELYRKAVQQMTQALIRKLTVLSQYEEALGKISATAAERLTVLKAKPQAVQRDLLATCSDPFTVAQQLTHIELERLSYIGPEEFVQAFVQKDPLDNDKSCYSDHKKASNLEAYVEWFNRLSYLVATEICMPVKKKHRARVMEFFIDVARECFNIGNFNSLMAIISGMNMSPVSRLKKTWSKVKTAKFDILEHQMDPSSNFYNYRTALRGATQRSITANSSREKIVIPFFSLFIKDIYFLNEGCANRLQSGHVNFKKFWELAKQVSDFMTWKKVECPFEKDRKVLQYLLTAPVFTEDALYVASYESEGPENTMEKDRWKSLRSTLLSRV from the exons ATGCCTCAAACTCCACCTTTCACGGGAATGTTCGGCAGCAATGGTTACAACAAGAACCTATTCCAGACCAAGGAGGAGGGCTGCGGGGGGCTATATTACCATGACAACACCCTGGTGTCGGGGTCACTAGACGCCCTCATCAACCACCTGGTCCCCACCCTGGACTACTATCCGGAT aGGACGTACATCTTCACCTTCCTGTTGAGCTCTCGTCTCTTCATCCACCCGTACGAGCTCATGTCCAAggtgtgtcacctgtgtgtggAGCACCAGCGCCTGAGCGACCCGCAGGCAGACAAG ATGAGGACCAGGAAGATCGCCCCCAAGATCCTCCAGCTGCTAACTGAATGGACGGACACCTTCGCCTACGACTTCCGGGAcgagaggatgatgaggagcCTGAAGGAGCTCACCCACCGTCTAGCCAGTGGAGACGAG ctgTACAGGAAGGCGGTGCAGCAGATGACCCAGGCTCTGATCAGGAAGCTGACGGTGCTGAGCCAGTACGAGGAGGCGCTGGGGAAGATCAGCGCCACGGCGGCGGAGCGCCTGACGGTGCTGAAGGCCAAACCCCAGGCCGTGCAGAGGGATCTGCTGGCCACGTGCAGCGACCCCTTCACTGTAGCCCAGCAACTCACTCACATAGAGCTG GAGAGACTGAGTTACATCGGACCTGAGGAATTTGTCCAGGCCTTCGTCCAGAAAGACCCTCTGGACAACGAtaag AGCTGCTACAGCGATCACAAGAAGGCTAGTAACCTTGAAGCGTATGTGGAGTGGTTCAACAGACTCAGCTACCTGGTCGCCACGGAGATCTGCATG cCTGTGAAGAAGAAACACAGAGCCAGAGTGATGGAGTTCTTCATCGACGTGGCGCGGGAGTGCTTCAACATCGGAAACTTCAACTCCCTCATGGCCATCATCT ctGGGATGAACATGAGTCCTGTGTCTCGACTGAAGAAAACCTGGAGCAAAGTCAAGACGGCCAAGTTTGATATTTTGGAG CATCAGATGGATCCTTCCAGCAACTTCTACAACTACAGGACGGCCCTGAGAGGAGCCACTCAGAGATCCATCACAGccaacagcagcagagagaag ATTGTCATCCCGTTCTTCAGCCTTTTCATCAAAGACATCTATTTCCTCAACGAAGGGTGTGCCAACAGGCTACAGAGCGGACATGTCAATTTCAAG AAATTCTGGGAGCTGGCCAAGCAGGTGAGCGACTTCATGACATGGAAGAAGGTGGAGTGTCCGTTTGAGAAGGACCGCAAggtcctgcagtacctgctgACGGCCCCTGTGTTCACAGAGGATG CGTTGTACGTGGCGTCTTACGAGAGCGAGGGTCCTGAGAACACCATGGAGAAGGACCGCTGGAAGAGCCTGAG ATCCACTCTGCTGAGTAGAGTTTAA